The nucleotide sequence CAAAACTCACAGAGCCACGGGCGCCAAACTCGATCCAGCCGAGCGCCCAAAAATCCGGtggaaaggaggggaggagagctCCAGAACCCTAGCCATGGCCGGGGGGGCAGGAGGGGGGCCGCCCCGCGACTGGCTCTCCgtagacgagacggcggcggccttCCTCTCCCGCTCCCTCTCCACGCGCCCCCCCATCCTCCTCCCGCCGTCGCTCCACCGCGCGCCGCTCCGCCCGGGAAACGTTGTTGAGATCGCCGGCCCGTCTGGCTCCGGCAAGTCCCAGCTGCTCCTCATGGTAAGCGAAACTCCAGCGCTCACACACCTTTTCCCCCCAAAGAAATGTTTGCATTTAGCGCCACAGGGTAGTACACCGCGCACTTGCAGCTCACATCTATAGCCGGAAACACTGTAGCAGTTCACTGCAAGCTTTGGTTGATAGGAGTGTTTATGAAGTCGCATGAACACAGGGGCAATCTGCATCTATAATATCAGTTCAGACTTCAGAATGTAACCTTTACTGTAAAGTAAGTGTGATATATATGCAGCACCAGGGCAATTTGTATAGAGTAAACAAGTTCATGGCATTGCTGAAACATATTGGCGGTGTGCAGAAAAGGAAGAAACAGTACCTTCAGTGCTTCATACGCTTGGAACTAGCACACCTGCAATCTTTCAGTGTTTGTTACATGCAAATGTGGATTAAATCAATGCTGTTTTAACACCTGATTTTTTTTTCATATGAAATGATGCAAAATGCTGTGATCAGCAAGGAATATCTCAGCTCAGTGTGTGATTGCTGGTATGTTAGTCTGCAGTGCAGTGCATACTACCAAAGGAGTGGGAAGGTGTCTATTTCGGCGGCCTGGGGAAAGCAGTCATGTACATTGACTTGGACTGCCGATTTGATGTGCTGCGGCTGGCTCAGATCCTCAGGAAGCGCATTGCGGCGGGTTGTGGTACACTGTACTTAAATTATTAAATTTGCATTACAAATTTGTCAATCTGACTTATCCAATTTAGTTCAAGCTAAAATATAGAATTCTTTCCTCACCAAAAAAATAATCTGTATAGTGCCTATAATAGTGTGCACTGTGAATTTTTTTTGCCCATAGGGTTGGAGTAGAACTGGATTAATGGGCACTGTTTCTCTGTTGTATTACCAGTGGTTTGGTTGTTGCCTAGTTGGATTTTGCGGCATTGATTTTAGCCTCTCTGCGCTCATAATCTACACTACATACTGTCCAGTTTTCATGGAGCAGAGATGTGCCTATAATAATGTCTTCATTTTTCTCATACTTTGCAGGTTCAGTGCATCATGAAGAATTTGAAACTGATGGTTCAAAAGATAAATTCCGTTTGTTTGAAAGTACACTGTTTTCTGATTGCATGAAGCGTTTCCTGTATGTCCGTTGTTACAATAGTTCCGAACTTATAGCTGCTTTGAAGGCAAGTCCTATATGTTTGTGACATACACCTGAGCATGTTACTACTCTTGTGATGTGTTCATATTTTTGTTATCTGTTCCTTGGTTTACTTGATTTAGAAATTAATTGAAACATATAAATAAGCTATGGCCATGTTGCATTATTGCTATGTGGCCAAAGGTTCTATTTCTAGCTAGAGAAAACTATGTAGATTTTCTCATTTCCATTGGCTGCCCATTCATGCAACTTTCATGTTATTTTGTTTTTTGGTACCCTTTTAGTCAATTGGATGTTGGCTGAAAAGGTGATAATGATAGAACTTGGGCATGTAGCAGCGCACACATTTGGGAGTAAGCATACATCATTATCATCTGATAAATACTATATGTGTGGTGTGTACAGCATGTCAACACAGCATATTTAGGATCATCATGTAGGTGTTTGATGCTTGGAGCTTGATTGTTCGAAAATAAGATACTTGTAAGAGTGAACAAAACACAGAGAAAGTTATTGGGTGCTATGTGTGGGATGAGTTACGAACAAGACACTTATGCCTGTCTCTTGCAACAGTCTAGGGGGTATACCATAATAAGCTATACCTTCATGTTTATGTAAGATGGATGTATTTCTTATATCTGGTTGGTGACTTCACAGAGTCTAAAATCTCAATCTGAAGCCAGGAACGAAATTTTTGATATTGGTGTATATTTCCTTATGTTAGACAGGTACGTTGCTGGCTTCCTAGAATTTATTCGGTTTTGTTTAACTGGTCAATTGAAGTTATAGCTACTGTATCAAAGTGATGCTTCTCCTTTTATACTTGAAATTGTTATCACCAAATTATGCTCCATTCCCGTGGAATCATAGTGTTTGCTTATCCACTTCTTTTCTGTATTTTTCAATCACGTTGCTGGCTAACTGTTTTCTACTGTAACATATCCCCTTTTACAGCATTGGCGCATTCTACTGGATAGATCGTGCTCTTCAACCTACTAGAGAGAGTAAAGGGTGATCACAACAAACATTACATGCAATACTAGTTTGATAGCCTCCTGATCTTATTATGCACATATCTTCAGTAACAGTTGGTTTGGCATGCATGCTTTATTTGGTTATTGCTTCATGTATTATGTGGAAGTCACTGTATACATGTGACTATTGGAAAAAGCTTTATCTCTACTTTGGTATAAGGAATTATCTCAAATATATGCTACTGAAGAGTAGTATGTCACATGAAAATAGTCAGTCATACTGTGCGTCATATAGGAACTAAACATAAAATCAACAGTTACAGTATGGTATAAACACACCAACAAGTTAGAACCTAACAGTTAAGCTGTAATAGTTAAAATAAAACAATATTTTTAACTAATATCAGAAGCATCATCAATGCAGAAAGTAAGCATCATGATAAGTACAAAATACAATGTACGTTTGATTTTCACTTCGACGACCAACTAGGCAACTAGTGGAACAATGCAAACAATGTAGATTGCCAGAATATAGATATATAGTAATCATGATGCTTATGAGTTATGAACCAAGTCAAAAACATGTCGGTGCTGGAAACATCCCCAATTTTTTCAAATCCAGAAATTTCCAGCGTATTTACACTTATCTTAGAAGTGCATTATGGGTGTAAAAAACAGGACAGTAGCTGGTTCAATTAATTACAGATATGCAGTTTGCGAGCGCAATGGGGCCTCGGTGCTTTATGCATTTTTCAGGAATCATGTCTCTGCAGGAAAAAACACCAAATTCCGTTTTTTACTGAATAATCCCTTTTCTCGTTTCCATGCTTGAGCACTCCCTTAGTAACACCCCTCTGCTTCTTGGCCAAACTTTTCACACCTGTCTTTGCAGGAAAACTCTATCATTTCAGAGTATCACCGAAACTGTTGTCCAGGAGATACACAAGTTTTTGCAACTTCAACCTATTTTGGTGTTGGTCACAAAGGCACCTATTTATGGTGAAGGAATCACGACATCAAACGACTTCCAAAGGTAATCCATAATCTATTATCACTAAACACTGTTGCGACTTGAGACCTAAGAATGTGCACTCTATTTCTGCTGCTGTTGTGTAAATGTATATGTTGGATGCTAGGACTGACCGAATCAGCTTGAATCTCGCTGATCATTCGTGGAGGTCGAACTTCTTAGATAACTTGAGATTATAGAATGTTAAGATTATGTTTTCTTGTACTGAACAGTCAAAACCTTTTCTATAGATTTATGAATGTATGCAGTACAAGAGTACTGTTTCCGGTAAAGAAAATCCTTTTCTGTAGTGTTTAGACCTTGGAATGCAGTAATCAGGTATGGTAAAGTTGATTCATTTAGTAAACCATTGCTGTGGTTTGAATATGGAAAAACGGAGCAAAATAGGCACTCTTCACTGGCAGGTGGTGATACCCTGATTGCGGTTTCAGTTTGTTCACCTTAACTTCATTTTATCTAATTCAACATGTTGCAGTATATAACCAAAAATCATACTCCATCCACGATCAGTATATCACCAACATGTTGAATTAGGTATTTCAACGTACTGCACAGTGTCGAGTAGTGCCTTAATGTAAAACTTCTCTTTTGAGTAGTTCCTTATCAGTATCAAACCATTTAAGCAAAATAATTGTTTCCAGGACAACTTTAGCGCCTTTTTGTCTTTTCAGAATCTATAGTTTGAGCTACCCATCCACACATTCAACAATTTTTTGAGTTATGACTCTCTTGGCTTACGACCCCTTCCATGTCTGCACTCCGCAATAATAGGAGAATGTGCTTTTGTTGTTGTGCTTTCTTAATTGCGAGATGCCAGGACCTAATGAATTGCGAAGCTGAAATTTGCAAATAGTGATTGATTTTTTTctatatttttcctatatttcttaTGTAATCAAATTCGCAATATGTAAATTTATTCCAACCATAGAACGCTAAAACAGTACTATCTGGGCATGTGTGTTTCTACCAAGACATTAAATCTTTCCATTTTAGTTGTGACCACTGTTTCGACCAGCAGAGTTTATTTCACGTGATGACCCGTGTTAAATGTTTTGTTTGCTAGGTACTATGAATTTCTTTTTTTAAAATCAACATGTTTCTCTGCCTTGTTTTCCTAGGAAGCCTGAAATAGATTGTCCTTTTTAATGGTATTTAGGGGTTCTCCAAAGTACATGTCAGAGGATTCAACACCTTTGGGATATCCGAAACGGGAAGAAGAAAGAAATGGTTCATGTCGCGAATACATGCCATCTGCATGGCAGGTCCGTGCCATCCTTTCCTCACCAAAAAGCTAGTTTGATGTCATATGATAAATTCTTCAACAAATTACCAGTTAGCTTCAGTTACTTTTCATTCGTTGCTGTGCACACATCTTTATGTTGCTAGGTGATCTCTACTAATATCTGAATAATGATAAATACATAGTGGTCTAAAAGCTTTCTAAACTTGTGTTTTACAGACATTTGTTACACACAGGATAAAGTTGCAAGATTTAGGTTGGTAAATGCACTTCTCTACGGTTCAACCCTCACGACCTCTTTAAGGACAAGCTGGGGGAGGAGGGTTTCCCCCCCTCCAATGTCACTTATATTATAAATTATCTAATTACTGCAAACTTACTGGATTGTCCTTTACAGCACAAGAACCAGGGTTTTTCTCTGAGCAGGAAAATGCAATCCTTTCTGTGCATACTTGTGAGTGGGTGCAGCCTTCCCTAAACTCAAAAGAGAAGTTCTATATCAAGGATGTAAGCTTCTGGGTCTTATTTTCTTTCTAGTTTCCCTTACCAGTTTGGCCAACTTCCATGTTTGTTTTAACTTAGATGATTCCTTTCCAATGATCAGGACGGTGTTGGCCTTATACAGTGAAGCCTATCAGTTTCTGTGCTGGCAGATAGCATGACTTGTCCGACCTCCTGACAGAACTGTTGTGATCTGTGATAAACGTATGTATGGGAAATGCTTAAGTAATATCTCTATCTTGGTCCTCGGGTATTATATGGCACAGAACCCAAAAGCAACAGGGATATTCTTTTGAAGGTTGCCGTTTTCCTCTGACTGATTTCACAATTGGCATGACTTAATCATACACTCATATTTTGTTGGTTGTTGCAAGAGACTACTTTTCACACTAAAACCCAAATGTAGACTAACTGAACATCATTTTGCACTATTAACAGAAGAAGTAGCATTTTTAAATACGGATGAATGTGATAATTTTTTTGTTCAGGTAACCGTTTGTGCTGTCTTCTGATATTTGGCATGGCATGATCACATGATGGGACCTGACATTATAATTTACAATTTTACATTGCTCCAGGGAAAAGTAAGTCTGGCTTCTTTATATTCTCTGAACTGCTAATGGCTGTTTAGTACTGTTGTCATTCAAATGTCTGTTCGATTTTTCCCCCCAAATTCACGACGTTTCATTTTTCTATGGTCATTAGGCAGTACACTTGCTGTTTAACTTAACATCAGAAGGTGAGATGGAGAAACCAAGGTGATATGCTCAAAGAGGCACCAGTGATTCAGCTGGTATGACCTTCCTAGTCATGTAGTAGCCCATATTCGAGCAACCCTGATGATGCCATCATAGATGTCGCTTCCTCTGTTCCTAGGGGTTTTACAGATTCACGTAGTTTAGGACTCGTCTGAGCCCCAGAAACTGGGGGGCTTAAGTTTATAGGGTATGGGGATAGGTACGGTCTGCGTTGGACATAAATAGGGTCTAAATTTAACTTGTTGATTTGTTCAAGGCCAACTGTTTGGCTAGTTGTCGTGGAATCATTCACCAAGTTTTCAGCCTAGGTCTAAACTATTATTTATGTACTAATATATCACCAGCCCATTGTCTTTTGTTCATCACGCCGCCCAGCACTATGAGAAACCTTGTTGCCAAAAACATCTCATTTGATGCTGTGATCTTCGCATGTTTCCCACATAAATTTTGTCTGCGAGTTCTCTACCCAAGCTTCTAGCTGTCTGATTAATCATACCTATTCTCTTTGGATTCCGTTGCAGATTCTTGTGCCCCCAGCTGGTGTTTCTTGTTCATTCCTAGGAAGATACACACCCTGTCTTGGTCTTAGTTGTCGGAATGTGGCTTGTCATTTCTCAGCCACTCTAGCATTTCGCCTTTTTTTAATAAACTGTTGTTATTCTAGTGCAGCATAGCATCACATgatgtagtactactactagaattGTAGTACAATCAGCCGGCGAAAGGGAAATGCAAGCCGCTGCCAGTGGCAATGGTCTATTTCTGCCGGCCTTGCAACTGACATCAGATGTCGCCCTCTGTTTTTCTGTAACCATGCACGCAACTGGTGAGTTGAGATGGTGATGTTGACTTGCTGTAATCATCAGATGAAAGCAGCGGCCGCAGCAAATGGGATGCATTGTTTTTCAACGAACCGCATGCACTCCGAAGTCATCAAGATTGTCAGGTCACCCGGCCTCGTGCCATGTGTTACTACCCGTAGGCCGTCTTCATCACAATTTCTGACGTGTATCATTTTTCAAGGGGGTTGCACTAGAGCAGTTTGTGTCCCACTCTGATGCTGCTCCGCCAGCTCCGCGAGGTAGATCGTCTGCCTTTAAGTTGCTGCAGTTTGTTGTTCACCCTAACTTGTGCACTACAAAAAGGCAGCCAACGATCTTCGGACGCTTCTGTTTAACTTCAAAAGTTAAGTACTTGTGCAACGAACGCTGCTTTGGTGCGTCCCACCCAACTGACCAGCGCTTGACTTGACTTTCCCCCGTGCCCTATCCAATGAATAAGAAGAAGGCCGGTCTGTCTATGACCTAGCAAGTTCGATCTCCTTTATACTTGCCGCAAACAAGAGTAGATTTGAATTTAATAATTATGTCAAATAAATTTATTACTTATTATTAAAATTGTGTGAGGAACTTGTACAAAGACAAATAATCTTAAACATAAAAAAGCAAAACGTGTCAGGGATAAATACGATGGGATTAAAAACCCACTATGCATGTTGTATGGTAGAGACATTTTTATGTGTGGATGAGGCAACTATTGGTGGACTAAGCTAGCAAATGCAACTATCAtaacaattttgatgatgtggttTATTGTGATGGTAGAAAAATAACTATGATACttcccaactgtctactacaaTGAGTTTTGTCAGGCTCTGAcaagggaggggtgatgacggcggcgcgccttcggctcaatttagtgcttgtagtcgttgctagatggtctacgaatctggatgttatttttattatttctggcaTTCATTGTACTGCTGTGATTGAAGATAAATActtcctccatcccataatataagacgttttttttaACTctagtagtgtcaaaaaacgtcttgcattatgagacggagggagtagatcggaagttttcctgcaaaagaaaaagaaaaatagctAGAATACTTTTTTTTGTGGCGATAGCTATTAATACTTTGGCAGTGGGGTTTGTATATAGATATCGTATGGCAAGAGGAAAATACAGTTCCTTGAAAATCGTTTTTTCCGACACCCACTGCAAAAACCAAATGGCGAGTTTATAGCATATAGGTACAGAGGGTGGGAACAAAGCACAGTTTCATGGCAATCTCACAATATGGTGAAAATAACTTTGCCAAATGTCACAGTATCTGATGCCTGTGTACTGGATCTTCCAGGACCTGGAGTAGATACAAACTTGGAAGATTCTAATGCGGATGACAAAAGTTAAGGGTCGGGAGATTCTCAGCGACGAGTGGTGAGCTATCTCAAAAACAATGAACAATAATTTAAAACAAACTGACGTCTCAAAAACAGCAAAATGAATAGCTTATTCCACAACACCCGTTGTGCACGTTGACTTagtaaatctcaaaatgatatgtcggctcagtctctcagaGATGCTCATAAAGATAGGGTGTacgtgtgtgcgtttataggggtgagtgtatgtgcgtgtatatgagcgcttgtgtctgatgctcataaaaacaaacaaaaaacgtaCGACCAAACTCCAGCCACAGCCAGGAAGGGAAGCGGCCGGCGACCTAGACGTCCTGGGTGACGCCGCTGGGCGCCCTGTTGCGCGGCTGGTTGGTCTCGTTGTCGGAGTACCACCCGTGCTTGGACGAGTCGTACTTCTCGCCGTCGCCCCAGAGCGCGTAGGCCTCCTCGCCGTGCACCGCGTCGTCGCCGATCACGAGCTCCTCCTCCGGCATCCGCAGCGGCACGATAAGCCGGACGACGAGGCAGATGATGCTGGTGACCACCACGTTCCATCCGACGATGAAGAGCGCGCCCACCACCTGCTTCAGGAGCTGcatgccgccgctgctgccgccgtagAAGGCGCCGCGCGAGTTGGTCACCGGCACGAACATGCTGCACAGCGTCGGCTCCGCGAAGAGCCCCGTGGTCACGCCGCCGAGGAACCCCGCCACGGCGTGGGTGTGGAACACGCCCAGCGTGTCGTCCACGCGCTGCAGCAGCTTGGACCGCTTGTGCACGACCATCATGGTGAACCACGGGATGCTGCCGGAGAGGACCCCCATCACGATCGCCGCCCACCCCTGGACCAGACCCGCGCCGGGCGTGATGCAGACGAGGCCGGTGATCATGCCCTGGACGGcgccgatcacggagggcttcttgaAGAAGATGACGTCCAGGGAGGTCCAGACGAGTAGGCTGGTCGCGGCGCAGATGTTGGTGTTGAGCACTGCGATGGAGGAGTCGAGGTTGGCGGCGTAAGGGTCACCGCCGTTGAACCCGGCCCACCCCATCCAGAGTATGCCGGCGCCGGCGAGCATGAGGAGCACGTTGTTGGGCGGGAACCTCTCCCTGTCCTTGGTGGACCTGGGCCCGACCCAGTACGCGGCGGTGAACCCGGCGATCCCGGAGGAGAGGTGGATGACGTAGCCGCCGGAGTAGTCCATGACGCCCCACTGGAAGAGGAAGCCTCCGCCCCAGAGCGAGAAGGCGCCGATGGTGTAGGAGAAGGTGAGCCAGAGCGGCACGAAGATCATCCAGGCCCTGATGTTCATGCGGCCCAGCAGCGAGCCGGCGAGGAGGATGAGCGTGATGGCGGCGAAGACGCACTGGAAGTAGACCATGGTGGCCATGGGGTAATTCGGATTGATCCAGGCCGTCTCTTGGCTGCCGTCCTTGAAGAAGTGGGTGGACTCCGGCAGCACGGCCTGCATGAGGAGGAACTTCTGCCCGAGCGCCGGCCGCGCCTTGCCCCAGAAGGGGAGCAGCTGGTGGCCGAAGGACATGTTGTAGCCCCAGGTGACCCAGCAGAGCCACACGGCGGCGAAGGCGTAGAGCGCCATGAAGGCCGAGTTCACGGCCCACTTCTTCTTCACGATGCTGCCGTAGAGGATCACCAGGCCGGGCATACTCTGAAGTCCCACCAGCGTCGCAGCGATCATCTGCCATGCGTTGTCGCCCTTGTTCAGCCATGGCGGCACCACTATGCCGTTGGGCGAGTACCCAACGGACATGTTGTAATCCGCGGCCGTCGACATCTTGCTACTTCGACCGGCAGGCCCGCCCCGAGCTCGCCTGCAGCTAGAGGTACTGTCCGCTATCGGCTAGCCGGAGATGGTAGTGGTGGGTGGTGAGTGGTGGTGACGACTGAAGCTAAGCGACGCTCCCGGTTCTATATATAGGTCGACCGTTTTCGGTCCCAGCTAGCGTAGGACAGCTGACCCATGGCTGACATGTGGGCAAACGAATGGCGGGCGTGCCTAGAAAGAGATGAACTGGCCGGTGGGTGACATGAGGAGCTGGATCCTATGCCAAAGATGAAACATGTATTGAACAGCTGGGACTTAGGGAGGTAGGGAAGGAAGAGATCATCCAGTCTCTCTCCCGGAGGATAAATGGCTTAGGCAACACCATCCTCCCGGAACATTATCCGACCTTATACCGCATTGTACGTCCTAAAAATGATACACTCGAGCATGCGCTTTGATCTCTTCTATAAAGTTAAGGTATGCCATTAATGTACCTAAAAAAAACATGTGCTTTGATCATCTCCGTCGGATATTTCTTTTGGAGAGGATTTCATTGGCCCTCGTCTGGCAAAATCTTGTGTCCATATTATATTTGATTAATCTGATACAAAGACGGGATATTTTTCGTTGGAATCTTACTACTTCGAGGTCATTCACAATCAACTTTATATACGCGCTCTTACAAGAGCACATTTTGAGATCCCAATGCAAGATAATAAGAAAATTTGGAATAGAAAATTTTACTAAAAGTCAAGATTTTTATGAGGTATATTTGCAGAGGAGCCGTGCTAACCAAAGACAATCTTGCTCACCGCAACTGGCAATCAAGTAAGAAGTGTAGCTTTGTACTCACCATGAGATAATCAAACACCTCTTTTCCTGGTGCAAGTTTGCGCGCACGTGGCCAAACATTCAAATAGCGTTCAATTTATATCTTACACAAGTGTTATGGTCACTAATGGGATGAATTCCAAATAGGTTTAGTACGTAATAAGGGTGAGAGCCTCAGCCTTATGATCGCTATGGCCATGTAGAAATATTTTGGTTTTCAACTACAAAAACTCTACTCCTTTGCAGGTAATTTTTCATTATATGCACCGGCTTCATATGTGGTCTATACTACACCGAACAGAGTACCAACTGTTGTTTAAGGTTGTGTGTATGCGATTGAAGCAGATGGACAAGGAGGGTTTTTACCCAAGATGGATGGCAACATAATATCTGGATTGGTTCACCACTCCCTTAgacatttttttttggaaaagaagGTTATACCcctgcctctgcatctggacgatgcatgcagccattttattaattattcataaagacCTAACAAATTAATACATCAGTACACCTCAAGCCACCACTCCCTTAGACATAGGCATAGTGTCAGTCTTTTACGACTTTACTGGTGCTAATATGTCAGCTTTTATTTTTCTCTCTTGTTAGACCATCCATGTTTGACTGTGTGCATCATATCTATGCAGAAGCCGGGTATTATTCATTATGCTTTGTATCCGCTTCATGCTATATTTTCAGTTAATAAAAGTGTTCtttatcaaaaaaaggaaaaaagagatgGATCCAAGTACATGGCTTTGGAATAACGAGGGGCTAGCTGACTTCACCATCCTCTTAAGGTTAGTATCAACATAGTAAATTGTAGCTATTCTCTATTGTTTTCGCCTTGCCAAagagacccccccccccaaacgCTCTCTTTCCGTCCTCGAGGCACTTGAGCCCCTCTTGCCCCTCTATCCCCACCCCGTCGCCACCCTAGGAACTCGCCAATGCAATGTGTGGCCTCCAGGGTGGTGGCAAGCCCCGCTCCAATGTTCCTCCCCTCTGTAGGGGCCTTAGAAAACCGGAGCGACGACCCCGGCTTGAGTTGGCAGCGTCGATCTCTTCCGATGGATGGCACTTCAGGTATTGGTCGGCCCTATTGGCCTTGTGAGCGGCGTTAGGGAGGTGGAGGTTCGTCGTTGTTGTAGGCTACCGTGTCGCTCTCTCTCCCAAGGGTCTGTCAAGATGGAGATAAAGGTTAGAGACATGttacaagtgaaggaaatatgccctagaagcaataataaagttgttatttatatttccttatatcattataaatgtttattattcatgctagaattgtattaacccgaaacttagtacacgtgtgaatacatagacaaaacaaagtgtccctggtatgcctctacttgactagctcgttaatcaaataagtttcctaaccatagacatgtgttgtcatttgatgaacgagatcacatcat is from Triticum aestivum cultivar Chinese Spring chromosome 3A, IWGSC CS RefSeq v2.1, whole genome shotgun sequence and encodes:
- the LOC123058849 gene encoding ammonium transporter 3 member 1-like encodes the protein MSTAADYNMSVGYSPNGIVVPPWLNKGDNAWQMIAATLVGLQSMPGLVILYGSIVKKKWAVNSAFMALYAFAAVWLCWVTWGYNMSFGHQLLPFWGKARPALGQKFLLMQAVLPESTHFFKDGSQETAWINPNYPMATMVYFQCVFAAITLILLAGSLLGRMNIRAWMIFVPLWLTFSYTIGAFSLWGGGFLFQWGVMDYSGGYVIHLSSGIAGFTAAYWVGPRSTKDRERFPPNNVLLMLAGAGILWMGWAGFNGGDPYAANLDSSIAVLNTNICAATSLLVWTSLDVIFFKKPSVIGAVQGMITGLVCITPGAGLVQGWAAIVMGVLSGSIPWFTMMVVHKRSKLLQRVDDTLGVFHTHAVAGFLGGVTTGLFAEPTLCSMFVPVTNSRGAFYGGSSGGMQLLKQVVGALFIVGWNVVVTSIICLVVRLIVPLRMPEEELVIGDDAVHGEEAYALWGDGEKYDSSKHGWYSDNETNQPRNRAPSGVTQDV
- the LOC123057050 gene encoding DNA repair protein XRCC2 homolog, yielding MQHLLAGCSFSHQVWHEVLPWCHSTAALPGQNDEFIAWLTSAIAATPRCLRRRLTSITILTDWWLCKHRNGCIFHGGNPSASRAVNDILEESHGRQTRSSRAPKNPVERRGGELQNPSHGRGGAGGGPPRDWLSVDETAAAFLSRSLSTRPPILLPPPLHRAPLRPGNIVEIAGPSGSGKSQLLLMSAVQCILPKEWEGVYFGGLGKAVMYIDLDCRFDVLRLAQILRKRIAAGCGSVHHEEFETDGSKDKFRLFESTLFSDCMKRFLYVRCYNSSELIAALKSLKSQSEARNEIFDIGVYFLMLDSIGAFYWIDRALQPTRESKGKTLSFQSITETVVQEIHKFLQLQPILVLVTKAPIYGEGITTSNDFQRGSPKYMSEDSTPLGYPKREEERNGSCREYMPSAWQTFVTHRIKLQDLAQEPGFFSEQENAILSVHTCEWVQPSLNSKEKFYIKDDGVGLIQ